A segment of the Bdellovibrio bacteriovorus genome:
TAACATCGTTAATATGCGTCCTTATGCTCTGGCTTTGCGTCAGGTGATTGCGGATATCGCTGTGACCAATAAAGTGTCGCATCCGTTGATGGAGAAGAAAGAACAAGTAAAGAATGTTTTGCTTGTTGTTATCACTTCTGATCGCGGTCTTTGCGGCGCTTTCAACAGCAATATCAACAAATTCGCTGAAGCTTATTACAACAACAACAAGACTTCTCTGGAGAAGATCGACTTCCTGTTCGTGGGTCGTCGTGGTCATGACTACTTCGCAAGACGTGGTATCAAAGCGGTGGATTACATCACCAAGCTTGATAAAGACATCTCCTATGAGCTGGCTTCCAAAGTTGCCAACCGCGTGATGAATGATTACCTCGAAGGTTCATACGATGAAGTTCGTATCGTTCACAATGAGTTCAAATCTGCAATCTCTCAGGTTGTGACGGCTGAAACTCTTCTGCCAATTGATCTTGGTATGACGACTTTCAAAAAAGAAGCTGACACTGCTTCCAACTTTGCTGTCGACATGATCTTCGAACCGGCTCCAGAGCAAATCATCAAAGAATTGCTTGAGAAGCACTTCGAGCTTCAGGTTTACAGATGTATGTCCGAGTCTGTTGCGGGTGAACATGGCGCTCGTATGAGCGCGATGGAAAACGCGACAAACAACGCGAAAGAGATGATCAACAAACTCACTCTGACGTACAACAAACTGAGACAAGAAAAAATTACTACAGAATTGATTGAAATCGTATCTGGCGCTGAAGCGCTTAAAGGATAGGGAGCTGAATAATGGCATTCGGTAAAGTAAAACAGGTAATGGGTCCCGTAGTAGACGTGGAATTTGAAGGCGGGGAACTTCCTGCGATCAACTCCGCTCTGCGTGTAACAAATAAATTTATCTCTGACGTTGAA
Coding sequences within it:
- the atpG gene encoding ATP synthase F1 subunit gamma, which encodes MASLKDIRAQIESTKNTQQITKAMKLVSAAKLRKAQNNIVNMRPYALALRQVIADIAVTNKVSHPLMEKKEQVKNVLLVVITSDRGLCGAFNSNINKFAEAYYNNNKTSLEKIDFLFVGRRGHDYFARRGIKAVDYITKLDKDISYELASKVANRVMNDYLEGSYDEVRIVHNEFKSAISQVVTAETLLPIDLGMTTFKKEADTASNFAVDMIFEPAPEQIIKELLEKHFELQVYRCMSESVAGEHGARMSAMENATNNAKEMINKLTLTYNKLRQEKITTELIEIVSGAEALKG